CTGGCGGGTGCGCCACAAAGCGAAACCCTGCTCGCCTTTGTGCTCGGTGGCGGGAACCTCGGCCCAGTCGGTGGTGCCGAAGGGAATGCCGGTCATCTTCACGGGACAGTCTCCATCACTTCCCGCGCCGGATAAATGCGCCGGAAGGGCTGGATCAAAACCGCGAACTGAGCGTTATTTCCAGCCTTTTCGGCAAACGTGACCCTTGCCGTAAGGACAGACACTTCCGCCCGAGACCGACAGGACGCCCATGCCCAATCTCGCCCCCGCCGCCTTGCCCATCCTGATGCTGCTGGCTTCGAACATCTTCATGACGTTCGCTTGGTACGGCCATCTGAAATACAAGGCTTCGCCCATCCTGATCGCCATCGTGGCGAGCTGGGGCATCGCATTCTTCGAATATTGTCTGGCGGTGCCGGCCAATCGCATCGGCTCGGGCATCTACACGACGGCCCAACTCAAGACGATCCAGGAGGTCATCACCCTGGTCGTGTTCGCCGGTTTCTCGGTGCTCTATCTCAAGGAGCCGCTGGGCTGGAACCATGCGGTCGGCTTCGCCCTCATCGTGGGCGGCGCCTTCTTCATCTTCCACAAATTCTGAAGATCGAACCCGTTCAGTCGCGGCGGAGAGTCCGCCGCGCCTTGATCCGCACGGGAACGGGGTTGGGCTCGCGCCGCGGAAGCAGCAGGAACGCCGCCGCAAGACCGAAGACAGTGAAGACGGCAGTCATGGACATCGACACGGCCGTACCCTCCGTGGTTTCAAGGCTCGCCGCGGCCGCGCGGTCCAAGCTCAACACTAAGGTGACAGCGCAGATCGCCAACATCAAGACAATGGTGAGGGCGATCTGTGCCACAACGCCTCCAATTTGGTGCTTCTTGACGGCGCGCGCCAGCACCTGCGGGTCCGCGGCGGACGGCCCCAGTTCCTGCAATTCGAACGCATGACGCTGTGACATCATCATTGTCCCTCGAACGGAGGGTCGCCCCGCTGACACGATGGCGCAGTCTGGCGACGGATCGACACTGCAACGCACGAGACCAGCGAATCGGTTCCCCACTTACCGTCAAGGCTGACGCTGGGGCGCGCAGAGAGTGTGGCGAACAGGTGGCCGGCAGCGGTAAAGTCGTGGCGTTTTCATGATTTCAATCACGCCAGCGAGAGTTCCCCGCACTCATCCCCAGCAAACAGCCGCGCCGGCATCTCGGGACTCCAGTCCATGTCCACATGACAGGGCGCAGCCTCCATCCGGTCGATCCAGCCACGCACGTTGGGGAAACCGGCGAGATCGAAGTCGCCTTCATGGGCCACATGCGTGTGGGCATAGAGGGCGATGTCCGCGATGGTCAGGCTCTCGCCCACGAAGAAGGATCGCGCGACCAAGTGCCGCTCCATGACGCGGAGCGCGCCGTACCCCTCTTCCATCCAGCGGTCGATGTCATGAGCGCGCAGGTCGCGGCCGCCCCGCACCTGCCGCAGCCAGAAACGGGCCTGGGCAATTCCCGGCTCGTGATTGTTCTGCTCGAAGAACATCCAGCGCAGCGTGTCCGCCCGCGCCACAGGATCGGCCGGCAGGAAGGGCGTGCCCTCGGCGAGATAGAAGAGAATGGCGTTCGATTCGGCGAGGATGTGTCCGTCCTCAAGCTCCAGCAGAGGCACCCGCCCCTCCGGATTGAGCTGGAGGAATTCGGGCGTGCGATTCTCGCCCGCGAAGATGTCCACCTCCACCAGACGGAACGGCAGGCGGAGCTTCGCCAGCAGCAGCCGCACCTTGTAGGCATTTCCCGACGAGCGGGTGGAATAGAGCGTCAGCACGGCAGGGTCCCGGGTGGTCGGCTGCTAGATGGGCGGAAGCGGCATCCGGCGCAACCCGCGGACTCATCAAAAGCGCTGCGCAATTCATTCCGCAACATTGCTTGTTCCGGGCGGACGGCTCCATTAGTGTCCCGCGCGCCCGGCAAGGCTATATGGCGCGCCGGGATTTTCGTGTCACCTTCGCGTCGCCCCAGCGCAGAGAACGCGGCTGGAGCGATGTGCCCGGAGCCTTACGGCCATGAGCCTTCTCTCGTCCGCCCTCAAGCGTATCAAGCCCTCGCCCACCATCGCCATTTCCAACAAGGCGCGTGAGCTGAAGGCCACCGGACGTGACATCATCGCCCTCAGCGCCGGCGAGCCCGATTTCGACACGCCGGACAACATCAAGGAAGCGGCCATCGCGGCCATCCGCCGGGGCGAGACCAAGTATACCGCCGTGGATGGCATGCCCGAGCTGAAGGCGGCCATCTGCCGCAAGTTCAAGCGCGAGAACGGTCTCGACTACAAGCCCTCGCAGGTCACGGTCGGCACCGGCGGCAAGCAGGTGCTGTTCAATGCCCTGGTCGCGACGGTGGACGCCGGCGACGAGGTGCTGATTCCCGCCCCCTTCTGGGTGAGCTATCCGGACATCGTGGAATTCTGCGGCGGCAAGCCCGTCTCCGTGCCGACCACGATCGAGGACAATTTCAAGCTGCGTCCGGACGTGCTGGAAGCCCACATCACGCCGAAGACCAAGTGGCTGATCTTCAACTCCCCGTCCAATCCGTCGGGCGCCGCCTACAGCTTCGATGAGCTGAAGGCCCTCACCGACGTGCTTCTGCGCCACCCGCACGTCATGATCCTCACGGACGACATGTACGAGCACCTCGTCTATGACGACTTCAAGTTCGTCACCCCGGCGCAGGTGGAGCCGCAGCTCTACGACCGCACGCTGACCATGAACGGCGTGTCCAAGGCCTATTGCATGACCGGCTGGCGCATCGGCTATGCGGCCGGCCCCGAGGCCCTGATCAAGGCCATCGGCACGCTGCAGTCGCAGTCCACCTCCAACCCCTCCTCCATCGCCCAGTGGGCGGCGCTCGAGGCGCTGGATGGTCCGCAGGACTTCATCGCCGAGAACAACAAGGTGTTCAAGGAGCGCCGCGATCTCGTGGTCTCCATGCTGAACCAGGCCAAGGGTCTGCATTGCCCGAAGCCGGAAGGCGCCTTCTACGTGTTCCCGTCCTGCGCCGGGACCATCGGCAAGAAGACCCCCGAGGGCAAGGTCATCGCCACGGACGAGGATTTCGCGACCGAACTCCTGAGCGCAGAAGGCGTTGCGGTGGTCCATGGCTCGGCCTTCGGCCTCGGCCCGGCCTTCCGTATCTCCTATGCGACGGCGACCTCGGATCTCGAGGAAGCCTGCCGCCGCATCCAGCGCTTCTGTGGCGCATTGGTCTGAGTTCCAGAAAAAAGGAACCTGGGGCCCTCGGGCGCGTTGGCGAACGGTTGAGACCGAGCTAAGGCTTGCCCACCCGCAACGGGTGGGTAACCCTCTGGGCCCGTTTGGAGGAAGGCACTATGAAGACTGTCTTTAAGGCTGGCATTGCCGCCGCGCTCGCTTGCGCTGGCATCGCGTTCGCTGCCCCCGCTTCGGCCGCGAACATCCAGGTGGGCACCCTCGTGTGCACCGTCGCGCCCAACGTCAGCTTCGTGATCGGCTCGGTCCGGCAGCTCGACTGCAACTTCCGTCCGAGCGTGCGCGGCGCCAAGGCCGGCAAGTATGCCGGCACGGTCCGCCGCTTCGGCCTCGACGTTGGCATCTCCGGCCAGCAGACGCTGGTGTGGGGCGTGCTCGCCCCGACCCGCCGCGTCTCTCCGGGCGACCTCGCCGGCACCTATGTGGGCGCCACCGCGAACGCCGCCGTCGGCCTCGGTGTGGGAGCCAATGCGCTTGTGGGTGGCTCGCGCAACTCCTTCACCCTGCAGCCGGTCTCGGTTGAAG
The Azorhizobium caulinodans ORS 571 genome window above contains:
- a CDS encoding DMT family protein, which codes for MPNLAPAALPILMLLASNIFMTFAWYGHLKYKASPILIAIVASWGIAFFEYCLAVPANRIGSGIYTTAQLKTIQEVITLVVFAGFSVLYLKEPLGWNHAVGFALIVGGAFFIFHKF
- a CDS encoding DUF992 domain-containing protein; this encodes MKTVFKAGIAAALACAGIAFAAPASAANIQVGTLVCTVAPNVSFVIGSVRQLDCNFRPSVRGAKAGKYAGTVRRFGLDVGISGQQTLVWGVLAPTRRVSPGDLAGTYVGATANAAVGLGVGANALVGGSRNSFTLQPVSVEGGTGLNVGLTVSDLTLTAR
- a CDS encoding pyridoxal phosphate-dependent aminotransferase, whose translation is MSLLSSALKRIKPSPTIAISNKARELKATGRDIIALSAGEPDFDTPDNIKEAAIAAIRRGETKYTAVDGMPELKAAICRKFKRENGLDYKPSQVTVGTGGKQVLFNALVATVDAGDEVLIPAPFWVSYPDIVEFCGGKPVSVPTTIEDNFKLRPDVLEAHITPKTKWLIFNSPSNPSGAAYSFDELKALTDVLLRHPHVMILTDDMYEHLVYDDFKFVTPAQVEPQLYDRTLTMNGVSKAYCMTGWRIGYAAGPEALIKAIGTLQSQSTSNPSSIAQWAALEALDGPQDFIAENNKVFKERRDLVVSMLNQAKGLHCPKPEGAFYVFPSCAGTIGKKTPEGKVIATDEDFATELLSAEGVAVVHGSAFGLGPAFRISYATATSDLEEACRRIQRFCGALV
- a CDS encoding glutathione S-transferase family protein; amino-acid sequence: MLTLYSTRSSGNAYKVRLLLAKLRLPFRLVEVDIFAGENRTPEFLQLNPEGRVPLLELEDGHILAESNAILFYLAEGTPFLPADPVARADTLRWMFFEQNNHEPGIAQARFWLRQVRGGRDLRAHDIDRWMEEGYGALRVMERHLVARSFFVGESLTIADIALYAHTHVAHEGDFDLAGFPNVRGWIDRMEAAPCHVDMDWSPEMPARLFAGDECGELSLA